One part of the Oncorhynchus masou masou isolate Uvic2021 unplaced genomic scaffold, UVic_Omas_1.1 unplaced_scaffold_1015, whole genome shotgun sequence genome encodes these proteins:
- the LOC135539286 gene encoding uncharacterized protein LOC135539286 yields MVRKWIFSIFPGSHSIEFRSIHKPDQQPINSTLEALELFSNNEVFACENSTLYLYQDPNFILMLGHTVRYPLKLESRSTSMLLVSWKEKMQPPAAPVPVHSVSLYHSEMKAYAALSVDSTHSNHYRFTALESCSSYAACVEVAGSHSLTCLSTITDPEVPRHFQVTTWNSSSVTVSWDCPDNRKFSFFLVTVLYLNGTNHVLEERSFRHTLDTFVFSQSDLPPCSRVKFGLQTVCQAGTEARHSRMVLIKGNTVHSEIENLWQTSSGPDNYTLSWVVRNTSSISMFRIYHQGVLHYTTLLTSHTVASLLPCSQYLARVEALCGHSVVMSSKTVLARTGPRGVSELRYRPEDSTALWIGGTRQGVAFQYQLSYDNGSTIQQGRLMEPLLPLLGLIEGARYALDVWEECDGEWSADPALVCFDGVNVSVNALVLPAASTLRPNEDQVLAFIVPWLMVLDPKTEPWAELKRIYEKLLEELLKEYPIKTRVELVAFKELEGESKTKITFQGFDASITDVDLPLPPGEQLDHIQSLQPPNITVKDGIIYWDDPDECATPDLNRCDANSFCVNTLNSYTCVCHHGFYDVGPAFVPPPTPASHPVCYEKGMFTQCLTRSMAGGIAKAFLIGYFGGDVTVVLNEGRCTMEESETLYHFHVLRKPSQCGTIRLVNRTHIEFRNTLTVTLSRERTITRRDLKVIWKCIYPRNYVRNTQINVDLEWITSHSVVEYNSSHQLGLAMTMYSDNSFSYGYRDSIALHLSDVLFFEVALLTNNTFASEVLLEVISCWATESPDPQDETKGFFLLDGCPVDSTFHWLSVNGVSQRSRFSIHMFTMPKELPIYMHCLTRICSHDEDCTTNCTTQRLSKRSTARWDPYINVAVVVSAGPLMVTPEAAPGTKLSNWDEALTMIYVVGGTMGVLMLMMLGVSATKATMNYYERARPQ; encoded by the exons ATGGTTCGGAAGTGGATATTCTCCATCTTCCCAG GTTCACATTCCATTGAGTTCAGAAGTATACATAAACCTGACCAACAGCCCATCAATAGCACTCTG GAAGCCCTGGAGTTGTTCTCCAACAATGAGGTGTTTGCGTGTGAAAACAGCACTCTGTACCTCTATCAGGACCCAAACTTCATCCTCATGCTCG GTCACACCGTGCGCTACCCCTTGAAGCTGGAGTCCAGGAGTACCTCCATGTTACTGGTGTCCTGGAAAGAGAAGATGCAGCCCCCGGCTGCCCCTGTCCCCGTCCACTCTGTGTCCCTATACCACTCTGAGATGAAGGCCTACGCTGCCCTTAGTGTGGACAGTACCCACTCCAACCACTACCGCTTCACAGCCCTGGAATCCTGCAGTTCCTATGCTGCCTGTGTGGAGGTGGCAGGCAGCCACTCGCTTACCTGTCTCTCCACTATCACAG ACCCAGAAGTCCCCAGACATTTCCAGGTGACGACGTGGAACAGCAGCAGTGTCACAGTGTCCTGGGACTGTCCCGACAACCGCAAGTTCTCCTTCTTCCTTGTCACGGTCCTCTACCTCAATGGCACCAACCATGTCCTGGAGGAGAGGTCTTTCAGGCACACACTGGACACCTTTGTGTTCTCTCAATCTGACCTGCCGCCCTGTAGCAGGGTGAAGTTTGGCCTGCAGACGGTGTGCCAGGCAGGCACGGAGGCTCGCCACAGCAGAATGGTCCTCATCAAAGGGAATACTG TCCACTCAGAAATCGAGAACCTGTGGCAGACCTCCTCGGGGCCGGACAACTACACCCTGAGCTGGGTGGTGAGGAACACTTCTTCTATCTCCATGTTCAGGATCTACCACCAGGGGGTgctccactacaccaccctgctcaccagcCACACGGTGGCCAGCCTTCTGCCCTGCAGCCAGTACTTGGCTAGAGTAGAGGCGCTGTGTGGACACAGCGTGGTCATGAGCTCCAAGACCGTACTCGCTCGCACAG GACCCAGAGGTGTTTCAGAACTGCGCTACCGTCCTGAGGACTCTACAGCGCTGTGGATTGGTGGGACCAGACAGGGCGTGGCCTTTCAGTACCAGCTGTCTTATGACAATGGCTCGACCATCCAGCAAGGCCGGCTGATGGAGCCTTTGCTCCCCCTCCTGGGGCTCATTGAGGGTGCGCGCTATGCCCTGGACGTGTGGGAAGAGTGTGACGGCGAGTGGAGCGCCGACCCCGCCCTGGTGTGTTTCGATGGAGTCAACGTTTCCGTCAACGCCCTCGTGTTGCCGGCGGCGTCCACCCTGAGGCCGAATGAAGACCAAG TTCTAGCCTTTATTGTGCCTTGGTTAATGGTGTTGGACCCAAAGACTGAGCCCTGGGCTGAGCTGAAGCGCATCTACGAAAAACTA CTGGAGGAGCTTTTGAAAGAGTACCCAATTAAGACCAGGGTGGAGTTGGTTGCATTCAAGGAGCTGGAAGGCGAATCCAAAACTAAGATTACCTTTCAAGGCTTTGACGCTTCCATAACCGACGTAGACTTACCGCTACCGCCTGGCGAGCAGCTGGACCATATCCAGTCCCTCCAGCCGCCCAATATCACAGTCAAGGACGGGATCATCTACTGGGATG ACCCAGATGAGTGTGCGACGCCTGACCTGAACAGGTGTGATGCCAACTCTTTTTGCGTCAACACTCTGAACTCCTACACCTGTGTGTGTCACCATGGCTTCTATGACGTCGGGCCCGCCTTCGTTCCCCCTCCTACCCCTGCCTCACATCCTGTCTGTTATG AAAAAGGGATGTTCACCCAGTGCCTGACGAGATCGATGGCCGGAGGTATCGCCAAAGCCTTCCTGATTGGCTACTTTGGTGGCGACGTGACGGTTGTCTTGAATGAAGGCCGTTGCACCATGGAGGAGAGCGAGACGCTCTACCACTTCCACGTGTTGCGTAAACCCTCTCAGTGTGGAACGATACGGCTG gtgaacAGAACACACATCGAGTTCCGGAACACTCTGACAGTGACCTTGAGCAGAGAGAGGACCATCACACGAAGAGATCTCAAGGTTATCTGGAAGTGCATCTACCCCCGGAACTATGTCCGCAACACCCAGATAAACGTAGATCTGGAGTG gATCACCTCCCACTCTGTGGTGGAGTACAACTCCTCCCATCAGCTGGGGCTGGCCATGACCATGTACAGCGACAACTCCTTCTCCTATGGCTACAGAGACTCCATCGCCCTCCACCTCAGTGATGTACTCTTCTTCGAGGTGGCCCTCCTGACAAACAACACGTTCGCCTCGGAGGTCCTGCTAGAAGTGATTTCCTGCTGGGCCACAGAGAGCCCGGACCCACAGGACGAAACCAAGGGCTTCTTTCTCCTAGATGG CTGCCCTGTTGACAGCACCTTTCATTGGCTCTCTGTGAACGGTGTGTCACAGAGGAGCAGATTCTCCATTCACATGTTCACTATGCCCAAGGAGTTACCCATCTACATGCACTGCCTGACCCGGATATGCAGTCACGATGAGGACTGTACTACG AACTGTACCACCCAGAGACTTTCAAAGAGATCAACAGCTAGATGGGATCCATACATCAATGTAGCTGTGGTCGTGTCTGCAGGACCACTGATGGTCACCCCCGAGGCGGCACCAGGGACCAAACTCTCCAACT GGGATGAGGCTTTGACAATGATCTACGTTGTGGGAGGAACCATGGGTGTCTTGATGTTGATGATGCTTGGTGTGAGCGCAACAAAGGCTACAATGAATTATTATGAGAGAGCAAGGCCTCAATAA